From Bacteroidota bacterium, one genomic window encodes:
- a CDS encoding histidine kinase codes for MEQTQALDFINTLLPLVSTIFIIAVGVVMLNQHFRKNLYRQKLAQEELKNIHQQELLRSSIQVLETERKRIAQDIHDELGAVLSISRMHVVQLEQLHKEDIALLPALQNVRNLTETAIAAMRRISHELMPLQLETFGLIKTLEAMATQANKTGEINIEIIAAPDLQTLVWPIKIGLYRINMELINNTLKHAHAKTIQIEFSSSNNIITCQYSDDGIGIVDNGVTDGLGHKSMEGRVNSLGGNFTMGNKETGGFYARIEIPIVA; via the coding sequence ATGGAACAGACCCAAGCATTAGATTTTATAAATACGCTGCTACCACTGGTGAGCACTATTTTTATTATTGCCGTAGGTGTGGTTATGCTTAACCAGCACTTCCGTAAAAATTTGTATCGCCAAAAATTAGCGCAGGAAGAGCTAAAGAACATCCATCAACAAGAATTATTGCGTTCAAGCATTCAAGTTTTAGAAACCGAACGCAAACGCATAGCACAAGATATACATGATGAATTAGGAGCGGTACTTTCTATAAGCCGCATGCATGTAGTACAACTGGAACAACTGCATAAAGAAGATATTGCTTTATTACCCGCTTTACAAAATGTACGTAATTTAACCGAAACCGCTATAGCGGCCATGCGCAGAATAAGCCATGAGTTAATGCCATTGCAATTGGAAACATTTGGTTTAATAAAAACATTAGAAGCCATGGCTACGCAAGCCAATAAAACAGGCGAAATAAATATAGAAATAATAGCAGCACCTGATTTGCAAACATTGGTATGGCCCATAAAAATAGGTTTGTATAGAATAAATATGGAACTTATTAATAATACTTTAAAACATGCACATGCCAAAACAATACAAATAGAATTTAGTAGTAGTAATAATATAATAACTTGCCAGTATAGCGATGATGGAATAGGGATAGTTGACAATGGTGTAACTGACGGCTTAGGACATAAAAGTATGGAGGGGAGAGTTAATTCACTAGGAGGTAATTTTACAATGGGCAATAAAGAAACAGGTGGTTTTTATGCCCGTATTGAAATTCCTATAGTTGCTTAA
- a CDS encoding response regulator transcription factor — protein MQDKIYIGLVEDQFLFREGMKAILSSWPNIEVVFEAADGYSVIDKLEASTIIPHVMLVDLSLPALGNKEFSGLHVTNALLEKYPDIKVLILSVHKDENFIVQLIEQGAHGYLVKDSDPQEVYDAITSAHEKGSYINELTLKAIQNNLGKKGKAKRMDIQITKREEEILQLVCQQHTAEEIADKLFISVKTVNGHRNNLLQKTGSRNVTGLVIYAIKNNIVNLV, from the coding sequence ATGCAAGACAAAATATACATAGGATTAGTGGAAGACCAATTTTTGTTTAGAGAAGGCATGAAAGCCATTTTAAGCTCATGGCCTAACATAGAAGTGGTTTTTGAAGCAGCCGATGGTTATTCTGTAATTGATAAGCTGGAAGCAAGCACTATTATTCCGCATGTTATGTTGGTTGATTTATCATTGCCAGCACTAGGTAACAAAGAGTTTAGCGGTTTACATGTTACCAACGCCTTATTAGAAAAATATCCCGATATAAAAGTACTTATTTTATCGGTGCACAAGGATGAAAATTTTATAGTACAACTCATAGAGCAAGGAGCACATGGCTACTTGGTAAAAGACAGCGACCCGCAGGAAGTATATGATGCCATCACATCAGCACATGAAAAGGGCTCATACATTAATGAGCTTACTTTAAAAGCCATACAAAACAATTTAGGTAAAAAGGGAAAAGCCAAGCGTATGGATATACAGATTACCAAACGCGAAGAAGAGATTTTGCAATTGGTTTGTCAGCAACATACTGCCGAAGAAATAGCCGATAAACTTTTTATAAGTGTAAAAACAGTAAACGGACACCGTAATAATTTACTACAAAAAACAGGCTCACGCAATGTAACGGGCTTGGTTATTTATGCTATAAAAAACAATATAGTTAATTTGGTATAA
- a CDS encoding FAD-dependent monooxygenase, giving the protein MNVKEHVPVIVIGGGPAGIAAALTLNARNIPCLVVDAKTGRYHHYGECLPPNALPLFKQLGLQQLLDNEEHTYYLGNQSVWGNNKVAEKLFLFQKHNQGVLLNRPLFEEQLRDLLLKSKSRLLTGYAFHNVVSQGEKLNVTLKSKTETLPISCNFIIDATGRKASVCRKLGRQKEQLDQLAALHFQVTLNTTIPKFVYTESIENGWFYAAPLSKRKLSVMLFTDMDLLPEKDKQQAFICDAVNSSTLIKQLFSKPLTSDKITKLKTHAANSTRMQKPYGENWIAIGDAAYSFDPISSYGITSALAAGYYGAHALADTLAQKPDALQTYQYIMENAFVHYHIKLHEHYNAEQRWPDSLFWQRRHQE; this is encoded by the coding sequence ATGAACGTTAAGGAACACGTACCCGTTATAGTTATAGGCGGAGGTCCGGCAGGTATTGCGGCAGCACTTACTTTAAATGCCCGCAATATTCCATGCTTGGTGGTAGATGCCAAAACAGGGCGTTACCACCATTACGGAGAGTGCCTTCCGCCCAATGCTTTGCCTTTGTTTAAACAACTTGGCTTGCAACAGTTATTGGACAATGAAGAACATACTTATTACCTCGGCAACCAATCAGTATGGGGAAATAATAAAGTAGCAGAAAAGCTCTTTTTGTTTCAAAAACATAACCAGGGAGTGTTACTGAACCGGCCTTTATTTGAAGAACAATTACGTGACTTGCTTTTAAAAAGCAAGTCACGTTTATTAACCGGTTATGCATTTCATAATGTTGTATCGCAAGGAGAGAAGTTAAACGTTACGCTTAAATCAAAAACCGAAACACTCCCTATTTCCTGCAATTTTATTATTGATGCTACCGGACGTAAAGCATCGGTATGCAGAAAGCTGGGCAGGCAAAAGGAACAACTGGATCAGTTAGCGGCTCTTCATTTTCAAGTTACACTAAACACAACTATACCTAAATTTGTATATACGGAAAGCATAGAAAATGGTTGGTTTTATGCGGCACCTTTGAGTAAACGTAAGCTATCGGTTATGTTGTTTACCGATATGGATTTACTACCTGAAAAAGACAAGCAACAAGCTTTTATTTGTGATGCTGTTAACAGCTCAACTTTAATTAAGCAGTTATTTAGTAAACCACTTACAAGCGATAAAATAACTAAACTTAAAACACATGCAGCCAATAGTACGCGTATGCAAAAACCTTATGGCGAAAACTGGATTGCTATAGGCGATGCCGCTTACTCCTTTGACCCTATTTCTTCTTATGGTATTACTTCGGCTTTGGCAGCCGGGTATTATGGAGCACATGCATTGGCTGATACCTTGGCTCAGAAGCCTGATGCATTGCAAACTTATCAGTACATTATGGAAAATGCTTTTGTACATTACCATATAAAATTACATGAGCATTATAATGCGGAACAACGCTGGCCCGATAGTTTATTCTGGCAACGTAGGCATCAAGAATAA
- a CDS encoding LodA/GoxA family CTQ-dependent oxidase, which produces MPKNETIHSVAIYPPVGIARIGNSQEYFFASDIPGTVEKPAGGYKDKEGKVKKQVARFRIYAFNAAGQVIKELTAAEATIDWRVHVANVKSAWYEFNNALDLTGYAIASQFRNGDVSGDARKELVINPSTKKISGKNQKDKPQYALTGGSFYGIPVPLGKIETDAQGRLLFFGGDGHSASYNNEPPTTFANNVGWHDDTSDGTIRATVTIKGKKFEAEPAMVAVTPPNFAPGLFGVITMYDVVLNLFIEQFNYPDPTAKAVNFWEHIYPVLERMTNTQWVNQGFFMLFGKNSPSDFTNPELLSKLADPSDAAKAERMRVFNWLRNPNSTESEPKKVPPFYGDGFGDYTNIALDNLPLTSTLYKWFEKWAHGDFIAKKTKPVTAFDALTPQQQIDALNVAPFEECLGGPFHPGIELTWPMRNKSMWKEAFRLNVLPEGELPNLNYGPLLSPAIALGPNGPISASGPGSLTRWLGVPWQTDEASCLSGYDSTTYLPLPSFWAARVPNQILSEDSYNRMSDANVNIGQRLKHFDYRQDWLRQFSTQYLSKINSMVSEWHDLGLIVEQETVNQKNELLPNKVWKETKLPFTTVDATMQQVRYAERVTEKEEKLLLARGGVTKGKRRPFFGRDER; this is translated from the coding sequence ATGCCTAAAAACGAAACTATTCACAGCGTAGCCATATACCCACCGGTGGGTATTGCACGCATAGGAAACTCACAAGAATATTTCTTTGCTTCTGATATACCCGGTACGGTAGAAAAACCTGCAGGAGGATATAAAGACAAAGAAGGTAAAGTAAAAAAACAAGTAGCCCGTTTTCGTATTTATGCTTTTAACGCAGCAGGACAAGTTATTAAAGAACTGACCGCAGCAGAAGCCACTATTGATTGGCGCGTGCATGTAGCCAACGTTAAATCGGCTTGGTATGAGTTTAACAATGCACTTGACTTAACAGGTTATGCCATTGCATCGCAATTCAGGAATGGCGATGTAAGCGGTGATGCAAGAAAAGAACTGGTAATAAACCCCAGTACTAAAAAAATAAGTGGTAAAAACCAAAAAGACAAACCACAATATGCATTAACAGGTGGCAGTTTTTATGGTATACCTGTTCCATTGGGTAAAATAGAAACCGATGCGCAAGGACGCTTATTGTTTTTTGGAGGCGATGGTCATTCTGCATCGTATAACAATGAACCGCCAACTACATTTGCTAATAACGTAGGCTGGCATGACGACACATCAGACGGAACCATAAGGGCTACCGTAACTATTAAAGGTAAAAAGTTTGAAGCAGAACCGGCTATGGTAGCTGTTACACCGCCCAACTTTGCACCCGGCTTGTTTGGTGTTATAACTATGTACGATGTGGTATTGAATTTATTTATTGAACAATTTAACTACCCGGACCCAACAGCTAAAGCAGTTAATTTTTGGGAACATATATACCCCGTATTGGAACGTATGACCAATACACAATGGGTTAATCAAGGTTTCTTTATGTTGTTTGGTAAAAACTCTCCCTCCGACTTTACCAATCCGGAATTGTTAAGCAAACTGGCTGACCCATCTGATGCAGCTAAAGCGGAAAGAATGCGTGTATTTAACTGGTTACGCAACCCCAACAGTACTGAATCAGAGCCTAAAAAAGTACCTCCATTTTATGGTGATGGTTTTGGCGATTATACCAATATAGCTTTAGATAATTTGCCTTTGACAAGCACCCTATACAAATGGTTCGAAAAATGGGCACATGGCGATTTTATAGCTAAAAAAACAAAACCTGTTACTGCCTTTGATGCACTTACACCACAACAACAAATAGATGCTTTAAACGTAGCTCCTTTTGAAGAATGTTTAGGTGGCCCTTTTCATCCCGGTATAGAATTAACCTGGCCTATGCGTAATAAAAGCATGTGGAAAGAAGCATTCCGTTTAAATGTATTACCCGAAGGAGAATTACCAAATTTAAATTATGGCCCTTTGTTAAGTCCGGCTATAGCGCTAGGCCCCAACGGACCTATTTCGGCCAGTGGACCGGGTTCATTAACCCGTTGGTTAGGCGTGCCTTGGCAAACAGATGAAGCCAGTTGCTTATCAGGTTACGACAGTACAACTTATTTGCCATTACCCTCGTTTTGGGCAGCACGAGTACCTAATCAAATATTAAGCGAAGACAGCTATAACCGTATGAGCGATGCCAATGTAAACATAGGCCAGCGCTTAAAACATTTTGATTACAGGCAGGATTGGTTACGCCAGTTCAGCACGCAATACTTAAGCAAAATAAACTCCATGGTAAGTGAGTGGCACGACCTTGGTTTGATAGTAGAACAGGAAACTGTTAACCAGAAAAATGAGTTGCTACCTAACAAGGTATGGAAAGAAACCAAACTGCCTTTTACCACAGTAGATGCAACCATGCAACAAGTACGTTATGCAGAAAGAGTAACTGAAAAAGAAGAAAAATTATTGTTGGCAAGAGGTGGTGTAACTAAAGGTAAGAGAAGACCTTTCTTTGGCAGAGATGAACGTTAA